From Serratia fonticola:
TGGCCTGGGTGAATCAGGAAACACCGGCACTGGACGTGCCCGCCATTGAGTATGTTATCGATGGAGATCGGGAATTCCGCCAGTTGGAAGCCGAATTACAGGTGGCAAACGATAATAACGACGGCCACGCCATAGCCACGCTGCACGGCAAGCTCGATGCCCTGGATGCCTGGACTATCCGTTCCCGTGCCGCCAGCCTGTTGCACGGTTTAGGTTTTTCCAATGAACAGCTGCAAAGCCCGGTGCGCGCCTTCTCGGGCGGATGGCGCATGCGCCTTAACCTGGCACAGGCTTTGGTTTGCCGTTCCGATCTGCTGTTGCTGGACGAACCCACCAACCACCTGGATCTGGATGCAGTGATCTGGCTGGAACGCTGGCTGAAAAGCTATCCGGGCACCCTGGTGCTGATTTCGCATGACCGTGATTTCCTCGACCCAATCGTCGACAAGATCCTGCACATCGAAAATGAGACCATCAACGAATATACCGGCAACTATTCCTCCTTCGAGCGCCAGCGCGTCACCAAACTGGCACAGCAGCAGTCGCTGTATCAGAGCCAACAGGAAAAAGTGGCACATCTGCAAAGCTATATAGACCGTTTCCGTGCTCAAGCCACCAAGGCCAAACAGGCCCAGAGCCGCATCAAGATGCTGGAGCGGATGGAGCTGATTGCCCCGGCGCACGTCGATAACCCGTTCACGTTTAGCTTCCGCCAACCCGAAAGCCTGCCGAACCCATTGCTGCGGATGGAAAAAGTCAGCGCAGGCTATGGCGACAAAGTGATCTTGCAGTCAATCAAGCTCAACCTGGTGCCCGGTTCACGTATTGGCCTGTTGGGGCGTAACGGCGCCGGTAAATCAACGCTGATCAAAATGCTGGCTGGCACGCTGGAGCCGCTAAGCGGGGAGATCGGACTGGCAAAGGGCATCAAACTGGGTTACTTCGCCCAGCATCAGTTGGAGTTCCTGCGCGCCGATGAGTCACCGCTGCAGCATCTGAGCCGCATCGCCCCTCGCGTGTTAGAACAGCAGTTACGCGATTACCTTGGCGGCTTCGGCTTCCAGGGCGATAAGGTCACCGAAATCACCGAACGTTTCTCCGGCGGTGAAAAGGCACGGCTGGTGCTGGCGCTGATCGTCTGGCAGCGCCCTAACCTGCTGCTGCTCGATGAACCGACCAACCACCTGGATCTGGATATGCGCCAGGCGTTGACCGAAGCGCTGATCGATTTCGAGGGGGCATTGGTGGTGGTTTCGCACGATCGCCACCTGCTGCGTTCTACTACCGACGATCTGTATCTGGTGCACGATGGCCAGGTGGAGCAGTTCGAGGGCGATCTGGACGATTACCAGCAGTGGCTTAGCGATCTGCAAA
This genomic window contains:
- a CDS encoding ABC transporter ATP-binding protein, giving the protein MIVFSSLQIRRGTRVLLDNATATVNPGQKVGLVGKNGCGKSTLLALLKGEIAADGGSYTFPNNWALAWVNQETPALDVPAIEYVIDGDREFRQLEAELQVANDNNDGHAIATLHGKLDALDAWTIRSRAASLLHGLGFSNEQLQSPVRAFSGGWRMRLNLAQALVCRSDLLLLDEPTNHLDLDAVIWLERWLKSYPGTLVLISHDRDFLDPIVDKILHIENETINEYTGNYSSFERQRVTKLAQQQSLYQSQQEKVAHLQSYIDRFRAQATKAKQAQSRIKMLERMELIAPAHVDNPFTFSFRQPESLPNPLLRMEKVSAGYGDKVILQSIKLNLVPGSRIGLLGRNGAGKSTLIKMLAGTLEPLSGEIGLAKGIKLGYFAQHQLEFLRADESPLQHLSRIAPRVLEQQLRDYLGGFGFQGDKVTEITERFSGGEKARLVLALIVWQRPNLLLLDEPTNHLDLDMRQALTEALIDFEGALVVVSHDRHLLRSTTDDLYLVHDGQVEQFEGDLDDYQQWLSDLQKQQAQQDAAPKQDNGNSAQARKDQKRREAEFRTQTQPLRKQIAKLEQQMDKLGAELAAVEEQLADSALYDISRKADLTACLQKQSQAKSALEETEMTWLDAQEQLENLTQAFEAES